Genomic window (Amaranthus tricolor cultivar Red isolate AtriRed21 chromosome 7, ASM2621246v1, whole genome shotgun sequence):
tcTTAAATCACGACTTTGTGAGAAACAAAAAGAACTATGGCATTCTCAATTCAATTATCTCTTTATATCTCAAAATCAAACActcatctatttatttttttggaggAAATGAAATTTTCATTAACACCAAAACAACAGTACAAGAGCAACCAATGCTAAAAAGCCATACAAAAACTAAAgtaaaaatttgaataaaataagatattttaaaaacttaattccaaaaataagcttcatgaaaacttaattcccaaaataagcgtctgtaCATCCAAAActagccttggagtaagtcactgttactaacaccgacttaaatatatatatatatatatatatatatatatatatatatatatatatatatatatatatatatatatatatatatatatatatatatatatatatatatatatatacatatatatatatatatatatatatatatatatatatatacatatatatatatatatatatatacatatatatatatatatatatacatatatatatatatatacatatatatatatatatatatatacatatatatatatatatatatatacatatatatatatatatacatatattatatatatatacatatatatatatatatatatatatatatatatatatatatatatatatatatatatatatatacatatatatatatatatatatacatatatatatatatatacatatacatatatatatatatatatacatatatatatatatatatatacatacatatatatatatatacatacatatatatatatatacatacatatatatatacatatatatatatatatatatatatatatacatatatatatatatatatacatatatatatatatatatatatatatatatatatatatatatatatatatatatatacatatatatatatatacatatatatatatatatatatatatatatatatatatatatatatatacatatatatatatatatatatatatatatatatatatttatgtcgttgttagtaacagcgacttaatgcgttttaagtttccagttctcagttacttcctcattccaacctacgagattaaggagttgaccagttaactttaaagtcgttgttactaacagcaacttaaggagttgactggtcaactccctgAGTccctgttagtaacagcgacttatggcttttattttttatttattttttttgtctttcgctgttagtaacagtgatttactccaaggctaggtacggacgcttattttgggaattaagttttcacgaagcttatttttggaattaagttgttaaataatcttattttattcaaattttcaactaaaaGTCCTAAACAAGCAAAAAAAATGCTAAATGTTCCTCCAAGAACGCATATGAATTTTcgttttgattaattttgattagAAACCGCATATAAGTTAAAAATCTATAATATCAATcgatttatttcttttaaattacttaaataaatattaaaaatatataaaattattaatttcgaTTTGATTAAAGAACCgcaaaatagaaatatattttaaaatgttgattgatttaattttagatcaattttgaaaaatatatatatataaaaggccAAGTAGCACAAAATGTTGTGttttaagttaaaaaatgtTTGTGAGATTTAAAGAATTAAGAGTTTTTGATGAAAGGGATAAAGATATTCACGGAAAAAAATGGCGAAGCAATGAAAAAGTTGAAGACAATcacaaaaatacaaattcttaattttattttattttaaatgttaaaatgaactTTTTTGTATCTTAAACCCTCATTTTATTGCTTACTTGCTCTCTTTGTATttataacattttttattttgaagtttgTTTATCACTTATAGCTTTATTGTTTTTcagtaaaaaaattatactatgCCCTctctttgattttttaataaagAGAAATAGAGTGTTATTTAAGAATAAAGTGGATATTGATGAtgtatttcaaatatatatatatatatatatatatatatatatatatatatatatatatatatatatatatatatatatatatatatatatataaaagaaaaaaaaaaaagaggataTTGgtgataaatgaagagagaatgAATTGCGTAGATGAAActaagagagttaaaatgtataaatgagattaaaataaatcaataggTCATTGtccataaataaaaatgatcaaaatcaatgtaatatgatttaacagttaattcgctttttaaATATGCAATCCACCATGGCCAAactgaccataattcgctttctTTGATTCGCAATATGCAagaagattagtgaatcatgtgtcAGTGGTAAAATGAGTGAAACGAACCATAATAGCAAATGATGCTAGATAAatgaaacggagggagtaaacTTTATCACTCGgtcacaaattttttttaaaaaaggaaaatataatattttttgagaATGGAAGTAGCCAGTGCATCAAAGAAGAAACTAGTAAAAGTAGTTAGTCTTAGTAGCTTGAAATAGAATGGTCAAGAAAGTTCAGGACTATGAAAGTTAGTGCTAATCAGTTGTGTTTGTATATATACTCCTACAACAATATACACCATTATATCAATTCCTATCCTATTAGTATTACTctaaacctaaaaaaaatttaaaaaaaataaaaaaaaaacatttcttAGCATTCAACAAAAAATGAGCAGTTTGTTGGACAGTTTGAAGAACATGTCCATTGAGAATGGGGACCTATTTTATTGGGCAGCACAAGCCTGTCCTGTTTTGAACACTCCAGTAGACTGGAAAGAGACCCCTGAATCTCATATCTTTGTGCTTGATCTTCCTGGTGTTAATAAAGATGCTGTTAAGATTGAGTTTGATCAAGACAGAGTCCTCCAAATTAGCGGGGATAAA
Coding sequences:
- the LOC130818762 gene encoding class I heat shock protein-like, which translates into the protein MSSLLDSLKNMSIENGDLFYWAAQACPVLNTPVDWKETPESHIFVLDLPGVNKDAVKIEFDQDRVLQISGDKGLQESREGEKWHRIERIQGKFCRRFQLPENVKVDDVRANMENGVLKVVVPKHEVKKPEKKVIEIMEK